The following proteins are encoded in a genomic region of Strix aluco isolate bStrAlu1 chromosome 23, bStrAlu1.hap1, whole genome shotgun sequence:
- the USP28 gene encoding ubiquitin carboxyl-terminal hydrolase 28 isoform X7, which produces MVQLFYGTFLTEGVHEGNTFSKIETFGQYPLQVNGYRNLNECLEGAMVEGEMDEATASQSVKYGQERWFTKLPPVLTFELSRFEFNQSLGQPEKIHTKLEFPQTIYMDRYLYCSKELIQMKREEMKRLKEKMVILQQKLERYMKYGSGPARFPLPDMLRYVLEFIATKPAGAAAPAQGSQTPLPPSQAKPHVLDVLSQPDGILERTDTKTEDGPFFLANSSPQPKSRPVLQASGSPAGLSDCPAPHVVSEDELSLVRTCLQRWRNEIEQDVQDLKESIARITLSIEQMYCDPLLQQVPYRLHAVLVHEGQANAGHYWAFIYDQPRRRWLKYNDISVTESSWEELERDSFGGLKNASAYCLMYISDQVSRLAAAEDEGSEAGQFQKEVEALPPELRHYIQEDNWRLEQEAEEWEEEQSCKIPQMEPSPASESQDLSSESGPDQSSVCEQSVRSLSSEHALIAKEQTAKAIANTAEAYEKNGVEAALCEPKEVEPVKAQPGDRALTVQAEPAQDTKETEAAAQTSSQVSEVEIPSVGKIPVRSDADGYNEEVMLSPAMQGVILAIAKARQTFDRDGSEAGLVKAFHEEYSRLYLLAKETPTPQNDARLQHVLVYFLQNNAPQQVVERTLLEQFADKNLSYDERSISIMKVARAKLREIGPDDVDMEEYKRWHEDYSLFRKVSVYLLTGLELYQNRKYHEALTYLVYAYQSNTKLLLKGTGRGVSESLIALYRRKCLLKLNEVAASLFVSCEEARVAEGIGILNELIIPCMHLMNNFEISKEDLDAIEVMRNRWCSYLGREDMDAKLQEKLGELLPRLLDCSTEVIVLKEPPKIRPNSPYDLCSRFAAVMESIHGASAVTVK; this is translated from the exons ATGGTGCAGCTGTTCTACGGGACTTTCTTGACTGAGGGTGTCCATGAGG GCAATACTTTCTCCAAGATCGAAACCTTTGGCCAGTATCCCCTTCAGGTAAATGGGTATCGCAACCTGAATGAGTGCTTGGAAGGAGCCATGGTGGAGGGAGAGATGGATGAGGCGACAGCATCTCAGTCGGTGAAGTACGGACAGGAG CGCTGGTTTACAAAGCTCCCACCAGTACTGACCTTTGAACTCTCCCGATTTGAGTTCAATCAGTCCCTAGGACAGCCAGAGAAAATTCACACCAAGCTAGAGTTTCCCCAGACTATTTATATGGACAG GTACCTCTACTGCAGTAAAGAGCTTATTcagatgaagagagaagaaatgaagagattGAAGGAGAAAATGGTGATTCTGCAGCAGAAACTGGAAAG GTACATGAAATACGGCTCTGGCCCCGCGCGCTTCCCGCTGCCCGACATGCTCCGCTACGTCCTGGAATTCATCGCTACGAAGCCGGCTGGGGCGGCTGCTCCCGCACAGGGCTCACAGACACCGCTCCCGCCCTCCCAGGCCAAGCCGCATGTCTTGGACGTGCTTTCACAGCCCGACGG CATACTAGAAAGGACAGATACTAAGACTGAAGACGGACCTTTCTTTTTGGCAAATTCTTCGCCGCAGCCAAAGTCACGTCCGGTGCTGCAGGCTTCCGGCTCGCCAGCGGGGCTGTCGGATTGTCCAGCTCCTCACGTGGTTTCCGAGGACGAGCTGAGCCTGGTTCGGACGTGTCTGCAGCGATGGAGAAACGAGATTGAACAAGACGTGCAAG ATCTGAAGGAGTCTATTGCCAGAATCACCCTGTCCATTGAACAAATGTACTGTGACCCTCTCCTCCAGCAG GTTCCCTACCGCCTGCACGCGGTCTTGGTACACGAGGGGCAAGCGAACGCTGGTCACTACTGGGCCTTCATCTACGACCAGCCCCGGAGGCGCTGGCTCAAGTACAACGACATCTCGGTGACCGAGTCGTCGTGGGAGGAGCTGGAGAGAGATTCTTTCGGAGGCTTGAAGAACGCCAGTGCCTACTGCCTGATGTACATAAGCGACCAGGTGTCCCGCCTTGCTGCAG CCGAGGATGAGGGCTCCGAGGCTGGGCAGTTTCAGAAGGAAGTGGAAGCCTTGCCCCCAGAGCTGAGGCACTACATCCAGGAGGACAACTGGCGACttgagcaggaggcagaggagtgggaggaggagcaGTCCTGCAAGATTCCTCAGATGGAGCCTTCACCTGCCTCTGAGTCGCAGGACCTCTCCTCTGAGTCAGGACCAG ATCAGTCGTCAGTCTGTGAGCAGAGCGTGCGCTCCCTGTCCTCTGAGCACGCCCTGATCGCCAAGGAGCAGACGGCCAAGGCCATCGCCAACACCGCCGAGGCCTACGAGAAGAACGGCGTGGAGGCTGCTCTCTGCGAG CCCAAGGAGGTAGAACCCGTGAAGGCCCAACCGGGAGACAGAGCCCTTACAGTTCAGGCAGAGCCCGCGCAGGACACTAAGGAGACAGAGGCTGCTGCCCAGACTAGCTCGCAGGTCTCTGAAGTGGAAATCCCCAGTGTGGGGAAGATTCCCGTTAGATCTGATGCAGACGGATATAATGAGGAG GTGATGCTGAGCCCCGCCATGCAAGGTGTCATCCTGGCTATTGCCAAAGCCCGCCAGACCTTTGATCGGGACGGGTCTGAAGCAGGGCTTGTGAAG GCCTTCCACGAGGAGTACTCACGGCTCTACCTGCTCGCCAAAGAGACCCCGACCCCTCAGAACGACGCCCGCCTGCAGCACGTCCTTGTTTACTTCCTGCAGAACAACGCTCCCCAGCAGGTGGTGGAACGGACCCTTCTGGAGCAGTTCGCAGACAAAAACCTCAGCTATGACGAGAG GTCAATCAGCATTATGAAGGTAGCGCGAGCAAAGCTGAGGGAAATCGGTCCTGACGACGTCGACATGGAGGAGTACAAG CGGTGGCACGAAGACTACAGCCTGTTCCGGAAGGTGTCGGTGTACCTGCTGACAGGGCTGGAGCTGTACCAGAACAGAAA GTACCACGAGGCGCTCACCTACCTGGTCTACGCCTACCAAAGCAACAccaagctgctgctgaagggcACCGGCAGAGGAGTCAGCGAGTCGCTGATCGCCCTGTACAGGCGCAAGTGTCTGCTG AAGCTGAACGAGGTGGCAGCGTCTCTGTTCGTTAGCTGTGAGGAAGCTCGTGTGGCAGAGGGCATTGGCATCCTGAACGAGCTGATCATCCCCTGCATGCACCTCATGAACAACTTTGAGATCTCCAAGGAGGACCTGGATGCCATCGAGGTGATGAGAAACCGCTGGTGCTCCTACCTGGGACGAGAGGACATGGACG CCAAGCTGCAGGAGAAGCTGGGCGAGTTGCTGCCCCGGCTCCTCGACTGCTCCACCGAGGTCATTGTCCTGAAAGAGCCCCCGAAGATCCGGCCCAACTCCCCCTACGACCTCTGCAGCCGCTTCGCAGCAGTGATGGAGTCCATCCACGGCGCCTCGGCCGTGACGGTGAAATAG
- the USP28 gene encoding ubiquitin carboxyl-terminal hydrolase 28 isoform X8 has product MRWFTKLPPVLTFELSRFEFNQSLGQPEKIHTKLEFPQTIYMDRYLYCSKELIQMKREEMKRLKEKMVILQQKLERYMKYGSGPARFPLPDMLRYVLEFIATKPAGAAAPAQGSQTPLPPSQAKPHVLDVLSQPDGILERTDTKTEDGPFFLANSSPQPKSRPVLQASGSPAGLSDCPAPHVVSEDELSLVRTCLQRWRNEIEQDVQDLKESIARITLSIEQMYCDPLLQQVPYRLHAVLVHEGQANAGHYWAFIYDQPRRRWLKYNDISVTESSWEELERDSFGGLKNASAYCLMYISDQVSRLAAAEDEGSEAGQFQKEVEALPPELRHYIQEDNWRLEQEAEEWEEEQSCKIPQMEPSPASESQDLSSESGPDQSSVCEQSVRSLSSEHALIAKEQTAKAIANTAEAYEKNGVEAALCEPKEVEPVKAQPGDRALTVQAEPAQDTKETEAAAQTSSQVSEVEIPSVGKIPVRSDADGYNEEVMLSPAMQGVILAIAKARQTFDRDGSEAGLVKAFHEEYSRLYLLAKETPTPQNDARLQHVLVYFLQNNAPQQVVERTLLEQFADKNLSYDERSISIMKVARAKLREIGPDDVDMEEYKRWHEDYSLFRKVSVYLLTGLELYQNRKYHEALTYLVYAYQSNTKLLLKGTGRGVSESLIALYRRKCLLKLNEVAASLFVSCEEARVAEGIGILNELIIPCMHLMNNFEISKEDLDAIEVMRNRWCSYLGREDMDAKLQEKLGELLPRLLDCSTEVIVLKEPPKIRPNSPYDLCSRFAAVMESIHGASAVTVK; this is encoded by the exons ATG CGCTGGTTTACAAAGCTCCCACCAGTACTGACCTTTGAACTCTCCCGATTTGAGTTCAATCAGTCCCTAGGACAGCCAGAGAAAATTCACACCAAGCTAGAGTTTCCCCAGACTATTTATATGGACAG GTACCTCTACTGCAGTAAAGAGCTTATTcagatgaagagagaagaaatgaagagattGAAGGAGAAAATGGTGATTCTGCAGCAGAAACTGGAAAG GTACATGAAATACGGCTCTGGCCCCGCGCGCTTCCCGCTGCCCGACATGCTCCGCTACGTCCTGGAATTCATCGCTACGAAGCCGGCTGGGGCGGCTGCTCCCGCACAGGGCTCACAGACACCGCTCCCGCCCTCCCAGGCCAAGCCGCATGTCTTGGACGTGCTTTCACAGCCCGACGG CATACTAGAAAGGACAGATACTAAGACTGAAGACGGACCTTTCTTTTTGGCAAATTCTTCGCCGCAGCCAAAGTCACGTCCGGTGCTGCAGGCTTCCGGCTCGCCAGCGGGGCTGTCGGATTGTCCAGCTCCTCACGTGGTTTCCGAGGACGAGCTGAGCCTGGTTCGGACGTGTCTGCAGCGATGGAGAAACGAGATTGAACAAGACGTGCAAG ATCTGAAGGAGTCTATTGCCAGAATCACCCTGTCCATTGAACAAATGTACTGTGACCCTCTCCTCCAGCAG GTTCCCTACCGCCTGCACGCGGTCTTGGTACACGAGGGGCAAGCGAACGCTGGTCACTACTGGGCCTTCATCTACGACCAGCCCCGGAGGCGCTGGCTCAAGTACAACGACATCTCGGTGACCGAGTCGTCGTGGGAGGAGCTGGAGAGAGATTCTTTCGGAGGCTTGAAGAACGCCAGTGCCTACTGCCTGATGTACATAAGCGACCAGGTGTCCCGCCTTGCTGCAG CCGAGGATGAGGGCTCCGAGGCTGGGCAGTTTCAGAAGGAAGTGGAAGCCTTGCCCCCAGAGCTGAGGCACTACATCCAGGAGGACAACTGGCGACttgagcaggaggcagaggagtgggaggaggagcaGTCCTGCAAGATTCCTCAGATGGAGCCTTCACCTGCCTCTGAGTCGCAGGACCTCTCCTCTGAGTCAGGACCAG ATCAGTCGTCAGTCTGTGAGCAGAGCGTGCGCTCCCTGTCCTCTGAGCACGCCCTGATCGCCAAGGAGCAGACGGCCAAGGCCATCGCCAACACCGCCGAGGCCTACGAGAAGAACGGCGTGGAGGCTGCTCTCTGCGAG CCCAAGGAGGTAGAACCCGTGAAGGCCCAACCGGGAGACAGAGCCCTTACAGTTCAGGCAGAGCCCGCGCAGGACACTAAGGAGACAGAGGCTGCTGCCCAGACTAGCTCGCAGGTCTCTGAAGTGGAAATCCCCAGTGTGGGGAAGATTCCCGTTAGATCTGATGCAGACGGATATAATGAGGAG GTGATGCTGAGCCCCGCCATGCAAGGTGTCATCCTGGCTATTGCCAAAGCCCGCCAGACCTTTGATCGGGACGGGTCTGAAGCAGGGCTTGTGAAG GCCTTCCACGAGGAGTACTCACGGCTCTACCTGCTCGCCAAAGAGACCCCGACCCCTCAGAACGACGCCCGCCTGCAGCACGTCCTTGTTTACTTCCTGCAGAACAACGCTCCCCAGCAGGTGGTGGAACGGACCCTTCTGGAGCAGTTCGCAGACAAAAACCTCAGCTATGACGAGAG GTCAATCAGCATTATGAAGGTAGCGCGAGCAAAGCTGAGGGAAATCGGTCCTGACGACGTCGACATGGAGGAGTACAAG CGGTGGCACGAAGACTACAGCCTGTTCCGGAAGGTGTCGGTGTACCTGCTGACAGGGCTGGAGCTGTACCAGAACAGAAA GTACCACGAGGCGCTCACCTACCTGGTCTACGCCTACCAAAGCAACAccaagctgctgctgaagggcACCGGCAGAGGAGTCAGCGAGTCGCTGATCGCCCTGTACAGGCGCAAGTGTCTGCTG AAGCTGAACGAGGTGGCAGCGTCTCTGTTCGTTAGCTGTGAGGAAGCTCGTGTGGCAGAGGGCATTGGCATCCTGAACGAGCTGATCATCCCCTGCATGCACCTCATGAACAACTTTGAGATCTCCAAGGAGGACCTGGATGCCATCGAGGTGATGAGAAACCGCTGGTGCTCCTACCTGGGACGAGAGGACATGGACG CCAAGCTGCAGGAGAAGCTGGGCGAGTTGCTGCCCCGGCTCCTCGACTGCTCCACCGAGGTCATTGTCCTGAAAGAGCCCCCGAAGATCCGGCCCAACTCCCCCTACGACCTCTGCAGCCGCTTCGCAGCAGTGATGGAGTCCATCCACGGCGCCTCGGCCGTGACGGTGAAATAG
- the USP28 gene encoding ubiquitin carboxyl-terminal hydrolase 28 isoform X4: MEAVAFLTEEHAQAPARDAAAAEPSAWEGSAVGKQLPPRVTAALSPSSTEDRRPVNAFTPRESPKAQPAERDAAERPQEAHSAENKNRSKRKRCEVWGENPKQNDWRRVGDWPVGMKNIGNTCWFSAVIQSLFQLPEFRRLVLGYSLPQTVLESCRSRTGKRNIAFMQELQCLFALMLGTRRKFVDPSAAVELLRDAFRSAEEQQQDVSEFTHKLLDWLEDAFQLAVNVKNPGDKSENPMVQLFYGTFLTEGVHEGNTFSKIETFGQYPLQVNGYRNLNECLEGAMVEGEMDEATASQSVKYGQERWFTKLPPVLTFELSRFEFNQSLGQPEKIHTKLEFPQTIYMDRYLYCSKELIQMKREEMKRLKEKMVILQQKLERYMKYGSGPARFPLPDMLRYVLEFIATKPAGAAAPAQGSQTPLPPSQAKPHVLDVLSQPDGILERTDTKTEDGPFFLANSSPQPKSRPVLQASGSPAGLSDCPAPHVVSEDELSLVRTCLQRWRNEIEQDVQDLKESIARITLSIEQMYCDPLLQQVPYRLHAVLVHEGQANAGHYWAFIYDQPRRRWLKYNDISVTESSWEELERDSFGGLKNASAYCLMYISDQVSRLAAAEDEGSEAGQFQKEVEALPPELRHYIQEDNWRLEQEAEEWEEEQSCKIPQMEPSPASESQDLSSESGPDQSSVCEQSVRSLSSEHALIAKEQTAKAIANTAEAYEKNGVEAALCEPKEVEPVKAQPGDRALTVQAEPAQDTKETEAAAQTSSQVSEVEIPSVGKIPVRSDADGYNEEVMLSPAMQGVILAIAKARQTFDRDGSEAGLVKAFHEEYSRLYLLAKETPTPQNDARLQHVLVYFLQNNAPQQVVERTLLEQFADKNLSYDERSISIMKVARAKLREIGPDDVDMEEYKRWHEDYSLFRKVSVYLLTGLELYQNRKYHEALTYLVYAYQSNTKLLLKGTGRGVSESLIALYRRKCLLKLNEVAASLFVSCEEARVAEGIGILNELIIPCMHLMNNFEISKEDLDAIEVMRNRWCSYLGREDMDAKLQEKLGELLPRLLDCSTEVIVLKEPPKIRPNSPYDLCSRFAAVMESIHGASAVTVK; the protein is encoded by the exons ATGGAAGCCGTCGCCTTCCTGACGGAGGAGCACGCTCAGGCGCCGGCTCGGGACGCGGCTGCGGCAGAGCCCTCCGCTTGGGAAGGCAGCGCCGTGGGCAAACAGCTCCCCCCGC GTGTTACTGCTGCCCTTAGCCCGAGCAGCACAGAGGACCGGCGCCCGGTCAACGCCTTCACGCCACGGGAATCCCCAAAAGCTCAGCCTGCGGAGAGAGATGCTGCTGAGAG ACCACAGGAAGCGCATTCTGCTGAGAACAAAAATCGCTCCAAAAGGAAACGCTGTGAAGTCTGGGGAGAGAACCCCAAGCAGAACGACTGGAGAAGAGTGGGCGACTGGCCCGTTGGAATGAAAAATATTGGCAATACCTGTTGGTTTAGTGCTGTCATACAG TCTCTGTTTCAGTTGCCAGAATTCCGGAGGCTGGTCCTTGGGTACTCCCTCCCACAGACCGTGCTTGAAAGTTGTCGCAGTCGCACT ggaaaaagaaacattgcATTCATGCAAGAACTTCAGTGTCTGTTTGCTTTAATGCTGGGAACGCGTCGTAAGTTTGTAGACCCTTCTGCAGCAGTGGAACTCTTGAGGGATGCGTTTAGATCCGCTGAAGAACAGCAG CAAGATGTGAGTGAATTTACACACAAACTACTGGACTGGCTGGAGGATGCGTTCCAGCTGGCGGTGAACGTCAA GAACCCTGGGGACAAATCTGAGAACCCGATGGTGCAGCTGTTCTACGGGACTTTCTTGACTGAGGGTGTCCATGAGG GCAATACTTTCTCCAAGATCGAAACCTTTGGCCAGTATCCCCTTCAGGTAAATGGGTATCGCAACCTGAATGAGTGCTTGGAAGGAGCCATGGTGGAGGGAGAGATGGATGAGGCGACAGCATCTCAGTCGGTGAAGTACGGACAGGAG CGCTGGTTTACAAAGCTCCCACCAGTACTGACCTTTGAACTCTCCCGATTTGAGTTCAATCAGTCCCTAGGACAGCCAGAGAAAATTCACACCAAGCTAGAGTTTCCCCAGACTATTTATATGGACAG GTACCTCTACTGCAGTAAAGAGCTTATTcagatgaagagagaagaaatgaagagattGAAGGAGAAAATGGTGATTCTGCAGCAGAAACTGGAAAG GTACATGAAATACGGCTCTGGCCCCGCGCGCTTCCCGCTGCCCGACATGCTCCGCTACGTCCTGGAATTCATCGCTACGAAGCCGGCTGGGGCGGCTGCTCCCGCACAGGGCTCACAGACACCGCTCCCGCCCTCCCAGGCCAAGCCGCATGTCTTGGACGTGCTTTCACAGCCCGACGG CATACTAGAAAGGACAGATACTAAGACTGAAGACGGACCTTTCTTTTTGGCAAATTCTTCGCCGCAGCCAAAGTCACGTCCGGTGCTGCAGGCTTCCGGCTCGCCAGCGGGGCTGTCGGATTGTCCAGCTCCTCACGTGGTTTCCGAGGACGAGCTGAGCCTGGTTCGGACGTGTCTGCAGCGATGGAGAAACGAGATTGAACAAGACGTGCAAG ATCTGAAGGAGTCTATTGCCAGAATCACCCTGTCCATTGAACAAATGTACTGTGACCCTCTCCTCCAGCAG GTTCCCTACCGCCTGCACGCGGTCTTGGTACACGAGGGGCAAGCGAACGCTGGTCACTACTGGGCCTTCATCTACGACCAGCCCCGGAGGCGCTGGCTCAAGTACAACGACATCTCGGTGACCGAGTCGTCGTGGGAGGAGCTGGAGAGAGATTCTTTCGGAGGCTTGAAGAACGCCAGTGCCTACTGCCTGATGTACATAAGCGACCAGGTGTCCCGCCTTGCTGCAG CCGAGGATGAGGGCTCCGAGGCTGGGCAGTTTCAGAAGGAAGTGGAAGCCTTGCCCCCAGAGCTGAGGCACTACATCCAGGAGGACAACTGGCGACttgagcaggaggcagaggagtgggaggaggagcaGTCCTGCAAGATTCCTCAGATGGAGCCTTCACCTGCCTCTGAGTCGCAGGACCTCTCCTCTGAGTCAGGACCAG ATCAGTCGTCAGTCTGTGAGCAGAGCGTGCGCTCCCTGTCCTCTGAGCACGCCCTGATCGCCAAGGAGCAGACGGCCAAGGCCATCGCCAACACCGCCGAGGCCTACGAGAAGAACGGCGTGGAGGCTGCTCTCTGCGAG CCCAAGGAGGTAGAACCCGTGAAGGCCCAACCGGGAGACAGAGCCCTTACAGTTCAGGCAGAGCCCGCGCAGGACACTAAGGAGACAGAGGCTGCTGCCCAGACTAGCTCGCAGGTCTCTGAAGTGGAAATCCCCAGTGTGGGGAAGATTCCCGTTAGATCTGATGCAGACGGATATAATGAGGAG GTGATGCTGAGCCCCGCCATGCAAGGTGTCATCCTGGCTATTGCCAAAGCCCGCCAGACCTTTGATCGGGACGGGTCTGAAGCAGGGCTTGTGAAG GCCTTCCACGAGGAGTACTCACGGCTCTACCTGCTCGCCAAAGAGACCCCGACCCCTCAGAACGACGCCCGCCTGCAGCACGTCCTTGTTTACTTCCTGCAGAACAACGCTCCCCAGCAGGTGGTGGAACGGACCCTTCTGGAGCAGTTCGCAGACAAAAACCTCAGCTATGACGAGAG GTCAATCAGCATTATGAAGGTAGCGCGAGCAAAGCTGAGGGAAATCGGTCCTGACGACGTCGACATGGAGGAGTACAAG CGGTGGCACGAAGACTACAGCCTGTTCCGGAAGGTGTCGGTGTACCTGCTGACAGGGCTGGAGCTGTACCAGAACAGAAA GTACCACGAGGCGCTCACCTACCTGGTCTACGCCTACCAAAGCAACAccaagctgctgctgaagggcACCGGCAGAGGAGTCAGCGAGTCGCTGATCGCCCTGTACAGGCGCAAGTGTCTGCTG AAGCTGAACGAGGTGGCAGCGTCTCTGTTCGTTAGCTGTGAGGAAGCTCGTGTGGCAGAGGGCATTGGCATCCTGAACGAGCTGATCATCCCCTGCATGCACCTCATGAACAACTTTGAGATCTCCAAGGAGGACCTGGATGCCATCGAGGTGATGAGAAACCGCTGGTGCTCCTACCTGGGACGAGAGGACATGGACG CCAAGCTGCAGGAGAAGCTGGGCGAGTTGCTGCCCCGGCTCCTCGACTGCTCCACCGAGGTCATTGTCCTGAAAGAGCCCCCGAAGATCCGGCCCAACTCCCCCTACGACCTCTGCAGCCGCTTCGCAGCAGTGATGGAGTCCATCCACGGCGCCTCGGCCGTGACGGTGAAATAG